From Ignisphaera aggregans DSM 17230, the proteins below share one genomic window:
- a CDS encoding shikimate 5-dehydrogenase (COGs: COG0169 Shikimate 5-dehydrogenase~InterPro IPR013708:IPR006151:IPR011342~KEGG: sai:Saci_0185 shikimate/quinate 5-dehydrogenase~PFAM: Shikimate dehydrogenase substrate binding domain protein; Shikimate/quinate 5-dehydrogenase~SPTR: Q4JC75 Shikimate dehydrogenase~TIGRFAM: shikimate 5-dehydrogenase~PFAM: Shikimate dehydrogenase substrate binding domain; Shikimate / quinate 5-dehydrogenase~TIGRFAM: shikimate 5-dehydrogenase), with translation MSWIDASTKLYGVLGKNIFYTLSPAIHNYIFREISYNAVYLAFDVSEDKFDIIGRALIELCEGFNITIPYKERIMGFLYSLDRSAEVVGAVNTVYRGRGYNTDYLALLSILKRYSNVLRGSICYIYGAGGASKASAVALYEYGCEVHIVNRSLERAQHMAHYLSRYGIDIHIDSDCSKKRDVIVNATPNPSIVPDKCLDGVSLVIEFVYNPIETSLIKRAKTRGVEFIDGLKILIKQALEAQRIWLGIDFPEEKVLEYLYARKLIR, from the coding sequence GTGTCTTGGATAGATGCTTCAACAAAACTATATGGTGTTCTAGGAAAGAATATCTTCTATACACTTTCACCAGCAATACATAACTATATATTTAGAGAGATTAGCTATAATGCTGTATATCTAGCTTTTGATGTATCTGAAGATAAGTTTGACATTATTGGGAGAGCTCTTATTGAGTTATGTGAAGGCTTTAATATTACGATACCATATAAGGAGAGGATAATGGGTTTTCTCTATAGCTTAGATAGATCAGCTGAAGTTGTTGGTGCTGTAAATACTGTTTATAGGGGTAGGGGATATAATACGGATTACCTAGCTCTACTAAGTATACTGAAGAGATACTCCAATGTTTTGAGGGGATCTATATGCTATATATATGGTGCTGGAGGTGCTTCGAAAGCCTCAGCTGTCGCTTTATATGAATATGGATGTGAGGTTCACATAGTTAATAGATCCTTAGAAAGAGCACAGCATATGGCGCACTATCTATCTAGATATGGAATAGATATACATATTGATAGTGATTGTTCTAAGAAAAGAGATGTTATTGTCAATGCTACTCCAAACCCATCTATAGTGCCAGATAAATGTCTAGATGGTGTAAGTCTAGTTATAGAGTTTGTCTATAACCCAATTGAGACAAGTCTCATTAAAAGGGCTAAGACAAGGGGTGTAGAGTTTATAGATGGGCTAAAAATACTTATTAAACAAGCTCTTGAGGCTCAGAGGATTTGGCTTGGAATAGATTTTCCTGAAGAAAAGGTTTTGGAGTATCTCTATGCCAGGAAACTCATTCGGTAA
- a CDS encoding chorismate synthase (COGs: COG0082 Chorismate synthase~InterPro IPR000453:IPR020541~KEGG: sso:SSO0307 chorismate synthase~PFAM: chorismate synthase~PRIAM: Chorismate synthase~SPTR: C5SSB9 Chorismate synthase~TIGRFAM: chorismate synthase~PFAM: Chorismate synthase~TIGRFAM: chorismate synthase), producing MPGNSFGKMFRITTFGESHGQAIGVVIDGVPAGLPLSSEDIEFELRFRRPGSLYTSPRAESDKIEILSGVFNGRTTGMPITIIVRNIDVDSSYYEEIKYTPRPGHADLPYIMRYGFENWDYRGGGRASGRETVARVIAGAIAKKLLLSLDTWIAGCIKSLGNMEIEDEISFEEAFRSRCSPLKPCSIRYENMFRELIEKAISSGDSVGGVVEVIVKNPPVGLGEPVFDKIKADLAKAVMSIPGVVGFEVGLGFKYAKHFGSEVMDEIIVRDGRFGWRYNYSGGILGGITTGEPIVFRCAFKPTSSIRMPYKTVDLRTNEERIIVIKGRHDPCIAIRGVAVVEAMTAIVLVDHAIRSGLIPSVRLSNDIVSLIEDRWKRYREVCMHMEELR from the coding sequence ATGCCAGGAAACTCATTCGGTAAAATGTTTAGAATTACAACATTTGGGGAAAGCCATGGCCAAGCAATAGGTGTTGTTATAGATGGTGTTCCAGCTGGATTGCCATTGTCATCTGAAGACATAGAATTTGAATTAAGGTTTAGGAGACCGGGATCTTTATATACATCACCAAGAGCTGAAAGTGATAAGATTGAGATTCTAAGTGGTGTATTTAATGGTAGGACAACTGGTATGCCTATAACCATAATTGTTAGGAATATAGATGTAGATTCTTCATACTATGAAGAGATTAAATATACTCCAAGACCAGGGCATGCTGATCTACCATATATAATGAGATATGGTTTTGAGAATTGGGATTATAGAGGTGGTGGTAGGGCAAGTGGTAGGGAGACTGTTGCAAGGGTTATAGCTGGTGCTATTGCTAAAAAACTTCTATTATCATTAGATACATGGATTGCTGGATGTATAAAGTCTCTTGGCAATATGGAGATAGAGGATGAGATTAGTTTTGAAGAGGCATTTAGATCTAGATGTAGTCCTCTAAAACCATGTAGTATAAGGTATGAGAATATGTTTAGAGAGTTGATAGAGAAGGCTATTAGTAGTGGTGATAGTGTTGGAGGTGTAGTGGAGGTCATAGTGAAGAATCCTCCAGTAGGTCTAGGAGAACCTGTTTTTGATAAGATTAAAGCTGATTTAGCTAAAGCAGTAATGTCTATACCTGGTGTAGTAGGTTTTGAAGTTGGCTTAGGATTTAAATATGCTAAACACTTTGGTTCTGAGGTTATGGACGAAATTATTGTTAGGGATGGAAGGTTTGGATGGAGATATAACTACTCTGGAGGAATACTAGGCGGAATAACTACTGGTGAACCAATTGTATTTAGATGTGCATTTAAACCAACAAGCTCTATTAGAATGCCTTATAAAACAGTTGATTTGAGAACAAATGAGGAGAGGATAATAGTTATAAAGGGGAGGCATGATCCATGTATAGCTATTAGAGGTGTAGCTGTGGTAGAAGCTATGACTGCAATAGTTCTTGTAGATCATGCAATTAGATCTGGGCTTATTCCCTCTGTAAGACTCTCTAACGATATTGTTAGTCTTATTGAAGATAGATGGAAGAGGTATAGAGAGGTATGTATGCATATGGAGGAGTTACGATAG
- a CDS encoding shikimate kinase (COGs: COG1685 shikimate kinase~InterProIPR006206:IPR013750:IPR006204:IPR020537:IPR 010189~KEGG: mse:Msed_1872 shikimate kinase~PFAM: GHMP kinase; GHMP kinase domain protein~SPTR: A4YHW0 Shikimate kinase~TIGRFAM: shikimate kinase~PFAM: GHMP kinases C terminal; GHMP kinases N terminal domain~TIGRFAM: shikimate kinase) → MYAYGGVTIVNAVPAWLGSAMAIDLRVRVYVDICRPTEICYYQSKLVEYIVKYFMKKYNIPRIKVYISSEIPPSSGLKSSSAVSVALIRCITSRFSIYEPSIPRLAAELSRLAGVSFTGALDDASASYYGGIVFTDNLNMNILKVLDLPKEYTTVLLFHATRNPVDVDRLRRCAYMFRDIFELAYQGEIFRAMTMNGLLIARLLGYNEDIPRKALEKGALAAGVSGNGPTIFAITRRGDEGPIYEYFSLYGYTKVVDVIGVGMYENSY, encoded by the coding sequence ATGTATGCATATGGAGGAGTTACGATAGTAAATGCTGTTCCAGCATGGCTAGGTTCTGCAATGGCTATAGATCTTAGGGTTAGGGTATATGTAGATATATGTAGACCTACAGAGATATGCTATTATCAATCCAAACTCGTTGAATATATAGTTAAGTACTTTATGAAGAAATATAATATCCCTAGAATCAAAGTTTATATATCTTCAGAAATTCCACCATCTAGTGGTTTGAAGAGTAGTAGTGCTGTATCAGTAGCATTGATAAGATGTATAACATCTAGATTCTCTATATATGAACCCTCTATCCCAAGACTAGCTGCAGAGCTTAGCCGATTAGCTGGAGTATCATTTACAGGTGCCCTAGATGATGCATCAGCCTCCTACTACGGTGGAATAGTCTTTACAGATAATCTTAATATGAACATATTAAAGGTTTTAGATCTTCCAAAGGAGTATACCACAGTATTGCTATTTCATGCTACTAGAAATCCTGTGGATGTTGATAGACTTAGGAGGTGTGCATATATGTTTAGAGATATCTTTGAGCTAGCCTATCAGGGAGAGATATTTAGGGCTATGACCATGAATGGACTTTTAATAGCAAGACTCCTTGGATATAATGAGGATATTCCTAGGAAAGCTCTAGAGAAAGGTGCATTAGCAGCTGGTGTAAGTGGTAATGGGCCAACGATATTTGCTATAACTAGAAGGGGTGATGAGGGACCTATATATGAGTATTTCTCCCTATATGGATATACAAAGGTTGTTGATGTTATAGGTGTTGGTATGTATGAGAATAGTTATTGA
- a CDS encoding 3-phosphoshikimate 1-carboxyvinyltransferase (COGs: COG0128 5-enolpyruvylshikimate-3-phosphate synthase~InterPro IPR001986:IPR006264~KEGG: sim:M1627_1911 3-phosphoshikimate 1-carboxyvinyltransferase~PFAM: EPSP synthase (3-phosphoshikimate 1-carboxyvinyltransferase)~PRIAM: 3-phosphoshikimate 1-carboxyvinyltransferase~SPTR: C3MZF0 3-phosphoshikimate 1-carboxyvinyltransferase~TIGRFAM: 3-phosphoshikimate 1-carboxyvinyltransferase~PFAM: EPSP synthase (3-phosphoshikimate 1-carboxyvinyltransferase)~TIGRFAM: 3-phosphoshikimate 1-carboxyvinyltransferase) — MRIVIEKSKISGSIEAPQSKSYAIRLIFASIITDVELDNLILSRDVKAALNAVEALGISYENGRFIRRDTVRIVKDYVNVGESATVLRMLIPIVSVIGGRITIDGDESLRRRPLKAVVEALTDRGVKIYGDRLPITIEGRLRDQYIEIRGDESSQYISGFMYAFTISGGGTIVIKPPISSKSYIYLTTDILRSIGVEVKFSGNRIDVEPTEDITPYRGRVPGDYLLSSFYVASALLTGGRIYVYGLPQPANYFGDHSIVEIYRSMGAISFYSNNTWFAEAVDTYRSIDIDIDDAPDLAPSIAPIATIANGISVIRGVRRLRIKESDRVMTISSALKSFGIDVNISIDTIEIYGGEPQRSSIQCPNDHRIAMMVTPLALRVGGVIDAAECVDKSNPNFWRDIEYLGGRISYG, encoded by the coding sequence ATGAGAATAGTTATTGAGAAATCAAAGATTAGTGGCTCTATAGAAGCTCCACAGTCTAAGAGCTATGCAATTAGACTAATATTTGCATCAATAATAACAGATGTTGAGCTAGACAACCTCATCCTTTCTAGAGATGTAAAGGCTGCTTTAAATGCTGTAGAAGCTCTAGGTATATCATATGAGAATGGCAGGTTTATACGAAGAGACACGGTAAGAATTGTCAAGGACTATGTAAATGTTGGTGAATCTGCAACTGTTCTCAGAATGCTTATACCAATTGTATCTGTTATTGGTGGTAGAATAACTATAGATGGAGATGAATCACTTAGAAGAAGACCTCTAAAAGCAGTTGTAGAGGCATTAACTGATCGAGGGGTTAAGATATATGGAGATCGTCTTCCAATAACTATAGAGGGAAGGTTGAGAGATCAATACATAGAGATTAGAGGTGATGAGAGTAGCCAATATATATCTGGGTTTATGTATGCATTTACAATCTCTGGAGGTGGAACCATTGTTATCAAGCCTCCAATATCTTCAAAGAGCTATATATATCTAACAACAGATATCCTTAGAAGTATTGGTGTTGAGGTAAAGTTTAGTGGGAATAGGATAGATGTTGAACCAACAGAAGATATTACACCATATAGAGGTAGAGTTCCTGGAGACTATCTACTCTCATCATTCTATGTCGCTTCAGCACTATTAACAGGTGGGAGGATCTATGTCTATGGTCTTCCACAGCCCGCAAACTATTTTGGTGATCATAGCATAGTTGAGATATATAGATCTATGGGTGCTATAAGCTTCTATTCAAATAATACATGGTTTGCAGAAGCTGTAGATACATATAGATCCATCGATATAGATATAGATGATGCTCCTGATCTTGCACCATCAATAGCTCCTATAGCAACTATAGCAAATGGTATAAGTGTTATAAGAGGTGTTAGGAGGTTGAGGATAAAGGAGAGCGATAGGGTTATGACAATATCATCAGCTCTAAAAAGCTTTGGAATAGATGTAAATATATCTATCGATACAATAGAAATATATGGAGGAGAACCTCAGAGAAGTTCTATCCAATGTCCAAACGACCATAGAATAGCTATGATGGTAACACCACTTGCTTTAAGAGTAGGTGGGGTTATTGATGCTGCTGAATGCGTAGATAAAAGTAATCCAAATTTCTGGAGAGATATAGAGTATCTAGGTGGTAGGATTAGCTATGGCTAA